From Marivirga harenae, one genomic window encodes:
- a CDS encoding lipopolysaccharide biosynthesis protein — translation MPKKQSYWIQSGKFTLLERFSVLIFGVFTFILLVRILGKEQYGAWMLFISLATLLETARNGFFKNPLIRFSNTENETEKSLIQSTSLVLNILFSIGISIILAIIANPLAEAWQAPELVELLYIFIPTSIILALFFHFDYIQRANFQFFGPF, via the coding sequence ATGCCCAAAAAGCAATCCTATTGGATTCAGTCAGGAAAGTTTACTTTACTGGAAAGGTTTTCCGTTTTAATTTTTGGTGTTTTTACCTTTATTCTTTTAGTAAGGATTTTGGGGAAAGAGCAATACGGAGCTTGGATGTTGTTTATTTCCTTAGCTACCTTGTTGGAAACAGCGAGAAACGGCTTCTTTAAGAACCCTTTAATTCGATTTAGCAATACAGAAAATGAAACAGAAAAAAGCTTAATTCAATCCACGTCTTTAGTACTCAATATATTGTTTTCTATAGGGATTTCCATAATCTTAGCAATTATTGCAAATCCTTTGGCAGAAGCATGGCAAGCTCCAGAATTGGTTGAATTACTTTATATATTTATACCAACTAGCATCATTCTGGCACTTTTTTTCCATTTTGATTATATCCAGAGAGCCAATTTTCAATTCTTTGGTCCTTTTTAG
- a CDS encoding oligosaccharide flippase family protein, with translation MLFHFIFEYQITLFQLGVWYGASALTGTLVSFIASKSKISFLMNKKWTKALFSYGKYTLGTNLSAVLMRNIDIWMIGWYLTPAAVAVYNVAIRIANLFEVPSMALASILFPEAVRRAEADGDSAMKSLYEKSVAVILLFSVPFAIFVIIFSNEIIALLAGSEYSEAGIILNITMLYGLLIPFNKQMGVVLDAVGKAKKNMFFVMRNAIINTILNIMLIPYLGVMGAALATLSCMIIVLLLNQIYLHKNYKISLKNIARHFGDYGQKAFKRVLKLQ, from the coding sequence GTGCTCTTTCATTTCATTTTTGAATACCAGATTACTTTATTTCAATTGGGGGTTTGGTATGGAGCATCAGCTTTAACCGGTACGCTTGTCTCTTTTATAGCAAGTAAAAGTAAGATCAGTTTTCTAATGAACAAGAAATGGACTAAAGCGCTCTTTTCTTATGGAAAGTACACTTTGGGCACCAACCTTAGTGCAGTTTTGATGCGAAATATTGATATATGGATGATAGGTTGGTATTTGACCCCTGCTGCTGTAGCGGTCTATAATGTTGCCATCAGAATTGCCAACTTATTTGAAGTGCCTTCCATGGCACTTGCCAGTATTTTATTTCCAGAAGCTGTTCGCAGAGCAGAAGCAGATGGGGATTCTGCAATGAAATCCCTTTATGAAAAGTCTGTAGCTGTAATTTTATTATTCAGTGTTCCGTTTGCCATTTTTGTGATTATTTTCAGTAATGAAATTATAGCATTATTAGCTGGTTCAGAATATTCAGAAGCAGGCATTATTTTAAATATCACTATGCTGTATGGCTTGTTAATTCCTTTTAACAAACAAATGGGTGTAGTATTGGATGCCGTTGGAAAAGCAAAGAAAAACATGTTTTTTGTAATGCGAAATGCAATAATCAATACCATTTTGAACATCATGCTTATCCCGTATTTGGGTGTGATGGGAGCTGCACTTGCCACGTTAAGCTGCATGATAATAGTCCTTCTATTGAACCAAATATATTTGCATAAAAACTATAAAATATCTTTAAAAAATATAGCGCGCCATTTCGGAGACTACGGACAAAAAGCCTTTAAAAGAGTATTGAAATTACAGTAA
- a CDS encoding PKD domain-containing protein, with the protein MVTLMGGGEIGDDLEVFLQNNSNRSPAWAIDRGEWPQQYPFVVLTPQLPRDLEIENPNDQRWSTGLINEVINHVINTYNIDEDRLYLTGVSLGATGCWDFAAEFPQKVAAMIPISGPSDDSLACILKDIPIWAMHGENDGLVDPFINSTGEMVDSINNCNGQYKAEFELIPSRGHDIWNDIYPESMGLSIYEWLLNFEKGQTNNIKPYVGLGPDLKLLMPEDYINIYGFAFDVDGTIMNYSWEIINPVSAEIVVIDNNNVKIYPSAEGIHQLRLTVTDNESAIQSDTMEIEFFDEIPVGLNFMTGLMLQDGSTNTDLIPLGNEDNIINLFTLGTEDINILAIDDGVCNSFRFAINGYQNIRTENRQSVGLLLSRRRNPPEWNVSPGNYIISATPFSGNKNNLGTAGISVINKLQVFDQEPQTYQLIPETDIGLTQNWLNSGDATNPDSFQENFQNFIINDSAYLNQAILEKGVVSSIRLGTGSYLTLNDSLAIPLILDSASILQINNPNNVSFQEIHPNSLIIYNTTGYLDLSTVGNLEVKASNILNLKKDSVAVNKLTIGDGASIQNSSQNLTLNINDDLIIEGNNDFTPSSPFSIVFNSNKNHQLIFDTNILNFNSIELLGQDTLEFNHSTKYELNLSRINLSESSLLSLANCELAITGNNVLSENLSNGKIKFGNQSNLLINANPTQDLFLNLEENGNILKNLTFNITNASKIIVSDSLKIYGRIEAENGTLASGGYLQFLATDSMTAYIINDLGTVEGEVQIEKLISEGKVFRYLSSSATDFSVEEFQQFIPVTGAFTGASTGPELGNDPSIFSYDSNNEIWIPFPSSTNQETFETGRGYAIYFRNETIPTKIKWMGPLIQSDFNYTITGNDDIGNQQAGWNLIANPYATPILWGDTGWTSLGLSNTASIADNTVAGGRFLVWDGEIGDPEFSGIISQNQAFWVRSVTETASLNVSEAAKLEESNASTFRNVKSSYSGLVITLSNQELLDRLYLKISDIGSVEYLPDIDAVKRSNAYFNLFYPQEINIRLAIKNLPDNQCFSNKLGIEGIESGNYSLKFKKVSKELTNGDLFFYDYLLDSSILITNNLQYDFSFDTNDSISLSERFDLKYELSTPIPEISIIGDKLIANYEENIQWFRDSTLIENETDATLIPNQSGSYFFQAESNSCLVSSASIYYVLTANRSIETDISIFPNPVRDNKLIVQLPEKNRGIFELSLINPEGKEIMRNDAINFNETNAELYLPEDLNNGTYILMLSRKHKFYQLKIILDR; encoded by the coding sequence TTGGTTACGTTAATGGGTGGTGGCGAAATTGGTGATGATTTAGAGGTTTTTCTTCAAAATAATTCCAACAGAAGCCCGGCTTGGGCAATTGATAGAGGCGAATGGCCACAGCAGTATCCATTTGTAGTATTAACACCCCAACTTCCTCGAGATCTAGAAATAGAGAACCCAAACGATCAAAGATGGTCGACTGGTCTTATAAATGAAGTGATCAACCATGTTATTAATACATACAATATTGACGAGGACAGATTGTATTTGACAGGAGTAAGTTTGGGCGCAACTGGCTGTTGGGATTTTGCGGCTGAATTCCCACAAAAGGTAGCTGCCATGATTCCAATCTCGGGTCCATCTGATGACTCACTTGCTTGTATTCTAAAAGATATTCCTATTTGGGCTATGCATGGAGAAAATGATGGTTTAGTCGATCCGTTTATTAATTCTACTGGTGAGATGGTGGACAGCATAAACAATTGTAATGGACAATACAAAGCAGAATTTGAATTAATTCCTTCCAGAGGTCATGACATCTGGAATGATATTTATCCTGAATCTATGGGACTTTCAATTTATGAATGGCTTCTAAATTTTGAAAAAGGGCAAACCAATAACATTAAGCCCTACGTTGGCCTTGGCCCAGATCTAAAGCTTTTAATGCCCGAAGACTACATCAACATTTATGGATTTGCATTTGATGTTGACGGCACGATTATGAACTACTCGTGGGAAATTATTAATCCCGTTTCAGCTGAAATAGTTGTTATTGACAATAATAATGTCAAAATATACCCATCAGCTGAGGGTATTCACCAACTGAGATTAACAGTAACTGATAATGAATCAGCTATCCAGTCAGATACGATGGAGATTGAATTCTTTGATGAAATACCTGTTGGTTTAAATTTCATGACAGGACTCATGCTACAAGATGGAAGTACTAATACTGATTTAATTCCATTGGGGAATGAAGATAACATTATAAACTTATTTACTCTAGGAACTGAGGATATCAACATCCTGGCAATAGATGATGGAGTTTGTAACAGCTTTCGATTTGCTATTAACGGTTATCAAAATATAAGAACCGAAAACCGACAATCAGTTGGGCTTTTGTTAAGTAGAAGAAGGAACCCTCCAGAATGGAATGTAAGCCCAGGAAATTACATTATAAGTGCTACTCCATTCTCCGGTAATAAAAATAATCTTGGCACCGCGGGAATTTCAGTGATTAATAAGTTGCAAGTCTTTGATCAGGAACCTCAAACTTACCAGTTAATTCCGGAAACTGATATTGGCTTAACTCAAAATTGGTTAAATTCTGGCGATGCAACCAATCCTGATTCTTTTCAAGAAAATTTCCAGAATTTCATCATTAATGACAGCGCCTATCTTAACCAAGCTATTTTAGAAAAAGGTGTAGTTTCCAGTATCAGACTCGGCACAGGAAGTTATTTAACACTAAATGATTCATTAGCCATTCCCTTGATTCTAGATTCTGCTTCAATCCTTCAAATCAATAATCCGAACAATGTCAGTTTTCAGGAAATCCACCCAAATTCACTGATTATTTATAATACTACAGGTTATTTGGACTTAAGTACAGTTGGAAATCTAGAAGTTAAAGCGTCCAATATTCTGAACTTGAAGAAAGATTCCGTAGCAGTAAATAAATTAACAATCGGTGATGGAGCAAGCATCCAAAATAGCTCCCAAAATCTAACTCTTAACATTAATGATGATTTAATAATTGAAGGAAACAATGACTTCACTCCCTCATCCCCATTTTCAATAGTCTTTAATTCAAACAAGAATCATCAATTGATTTTTGATACCAATATTCTAAATTTTAATTCCATTGAATTATTGGGGCAAGACACGCTAGAGTTCAATCATTCAACCAAATATGAGCTTAATTTAAGCCGAATAAACCTATCGGAAAGTTCACTATTATCACTTGCAAATTGCGAACTCGCAATTACAGGAAATAATGTTTTGTCTGAAAACCTATCAAATGGAAAAATTAAATTTGGCAATCAAAGCAATTTGTTAATCAATGCTAATCCAACACAAGACCTATTCCTAAACTTAGAAGAGAATGGCAATATTCTTAAAAATCTCACTTTTAACATTACTAACGCCAGTAAAATAATAGTTTCTGATTCTTTAAAAATTTACGGAAGAATTGAGGCTGAAAATGGGACACTTGCAAGTGGTGGGTATTTGCAGTTTCTTGCAACTGATTCAATGACTGCTTATATAATAAATGATTTAGGAACAGTTGAAGGAGAAGTGCAAATCGAAAAGCTAATTTCCGAGGGAAAGGTTTTTAGATACCTAAGTTCTAGTGCTACTGATTTTTCGGTGGAGGAATTTCAGCAGTTTATACCTGTGACGGGAGCATTTACAGGTGCAAGTACTGGCCCAGAATTGGGAAATGATCCATCAATTTTTAGCTATGATTCCAATAATGAAATTTGGATACCATTTCCCAGCAGTACCAACCAAGAAACCTTTGAAACGGGAAGAGGTTATGCAATCTATTTTAGAAATGAAACGATTCCTACAAAAATCAAATGGATGGGTCCGCTAATACAATCAGATTTCAACTATACCATCACAGGAAATGATGATATTGGAAACCAGCAAGCTGGATGGAATTTAATAGCTAACCCCTATGCTACTCCCATCCTTTGGGGAGACACAGGCTGGACCTCTTTGGGTTTAAGCAATACTGCAAGCATAGCAGATAATACAGTGGCTGGGGGTAGGTTTTTGGTTTGGGATGGTGAAATAGGAGACCCTGAATTCTCGGGGATTATTTCGCAAAATCAAGCCTTTTGGGTACGGTCTGTCACCGAAACAGCCAGCCTCAATGTTTCTGAAGCTGCCAAATTGGAAGAATCTAATGCAAGTACCTTTAGAAACGTCAAAAGCTCATATTCAGGGCTGGTCATTACTCTGTCAAATCAGGAACTTCTGGACCGCCTTTATTTAAAAATCAGTGATATAGGTTCCGTTGAATATCTGCCAGATATAGATGCCGTAAAAAGATCCAATGCTTATTTCAACTTATTTTATCCGCAAGAAATTAATATCCGATTAGCTATAAAAAACCTGCCTGATAACCAATGCTTTAGTAATAAATTAGGAATTGAAGGGATAGAGAGCGGGAACTACTCCTTAAAGTTTAAGAAGGTATCTAAAGAATTGACAAACGGAGATCTATTTTTCTATGATTATCTGCTAGACAGCTCGATACTGATTACTAACAACCTTCAATATGATTTTTCATTTGATACGAATGATTCCATTTCACTTTCTGAAAGATTTGACTTGAAATACGAGTTAAGCACGCCAATTCCAGAGATTTCGATTATTGGTGACAAATTAATAGCCAACTATGAAGAGAACATTCAGTGGTTTAGAGATAGCACTTTAATAGAAAATGAGACAGATGCTACCTTAATCCCTAATCAAAGTGGTAGTTACTTCTTCCAGGCTGAGTCAAATTCATGCCTTGTAAGCTCTGCCTCCATTTATTATGTATTAACTGCAAATAGGTCAATAGAGACAGATATTTCTATATTCCCAAATCCAGTTCGAGATAATAAGCTAATTGTGCAATTACCTGAAAAGAATAGAGGAATTTTTGAGCTAAGTCTTATTAATCCCGAAGGGAAAGAAATTATGAGAAATGATGCCATCAACTTTAATGAAACAAATGCGGAGCTTTATCTCCCTGAGGATTTGAATAACGGGACTTATATTTTGATGTTATCCAGAAAGCACAAATTTTATCAACTCAAAATTATTCTTGACCGATAG
- a CDS encoding sulfotransferase family protein — protein sequence MTVKPNFLIVGMAKCGTSSLAQYLQQHPNVFITKHKEPRYFSSQCMQFPMGGPKDKEVEKWYVKDWNKYLEMFSSAKEKAIGEASADTLYFHSCTIPLIKEKLGNPKIIIILRNPVKRAFSAYQHLIRDERESGSFEIALQKEPERIQDNYELIYHYKKVSQYYQPVKAFLDNFEHVKVILNEDLQNDTGNCLKEVFQFLDVNPEQEIKYDLKFNVSGKPKNRVLHESLQGETKIRKMIRPFARLILPTQEKRMRMVTWLSGKNMNRLQLENETATDLYDFFQEDISKLKDLLKKDLSQWEK from the coding sequence ATGACAGTAAAACCCAATTTTCTTATAGTAGGAATGGCTAAATGTGGAACTTCTTCATTAGCTCAATATTTACAACAGCATCCAAATGTTTTTATCACTAAGCATAAAGAGCCTCGCTACTTTTCGAGCCAATGCATGCAATTCCCGATGGGAGGACCTAAAGATAAAGAAGTAGAGAAATGGTATGTAAAAGACTGGAATAAATATTTAGAAATGTTTTCTTCAGCTAAGGAGAAAGCTATTGGAGAAGCAAGTGCTGATACTCTGTATTTTCATTCATGTACAATCCCACTTATAAAGGAAAAGTTAGGTAATCCTAAAATTATAATTATTCTCAGAAATCCTGTTAAAAGAGCCTTTTCTGCTTACCAGCATTTAATCAGGGATGAAAGGGAAAGCGGGAGCTTTGAAATTGCTTTACAAAAAGAACCGGAAAGAATACAGGACAATTATGAATTGATTTATCATTATAAAAAGGTCAGTCAATATTATCAGCCAGTGAAAGCCTTCTTGGATAATTTCGAACATGTAAAAGTAATTTTGAATGAAGATTTACAAAACGATACTGGAAATTGCTTGAAAGAGGTGTTTCAGTTTTTAGATGTTAATCCTGAACAGGAAATCAAATATGATTTAAAGTTTAATGTTTCAGGCAAACCGAAAAACAGAGTTTTGCATGAAAGCCTTCAAGGCGAAACTAAGATCAGAAAAATGATAAGACCTTTTGCTAGATTAATACTACCAACACAAGAAAAAAGAATGCGTATGGTCACTTGGCTTTCCGGCAAAAATATGAATCGTTTACAGTTGGAAAATGAAACAGCAACCGATTTATATGACTTCTTTCAGGAAGATATAAGTAAACTAAAAGATTTGCTGAAAAAAGACCTCTCGCAATGGGAAAAATAA